TCTCCAGCCTCGGGCAACAGCGGTCCCAGGGAGGGCAGCTCGGTCAGATCGCCCAAGCCCATCCGCTCCAGGAACATGTCGGTGGTGCGGTACAGGGTGCCGCCGGTGTCCGCGTCGATGCCGCAGTCCTGGATCAGGCCCCGGGACATCAGGGTGCGGATGACGCCGTCGACGTTGACGCCGCGGACGGCGGCGATCCGCGCCCGGGTCACCGGCTGCCGGTAGGCGACAACGGCCAGGGTCTCCAGCGCGGCCTTGGACAGCCGGCTCTGCGCGCCGTCCAGCACGAACCGCTCGACCACCGGCGCGAACCGGTCACGGGTGTAGAAGCGCCAGCCGCCGCCGAACTCGCGCAGCTCGATGCCGGAGTTGGCCGCCGTGTAGTTGTCGGCCAGCTCGGCCAGCAGCGCCCGGACATGGCCGGGGGTGTGCCCCACCGCGGCCGCGATCTGCGCCTCCGGGATCGGGGTGTCGGCGACCAGCAGCACCGCCTCGATCGCCCCGGCCAGGTCGTGCTCGGGCACCTGATCGACGGCCGGCGGCTCAGGCGCCACGGCCTCCGCAGTCTCCGGCGCGTCCGGCGCTTCGGTTGCTTCGTTCACTCGTATTCCTCCACGTCCGCGCCGGAGGACTCGGCGCGGCCGACATCCGGTGCCATCCACCGTACGGTCAGCTCACCCAACGGCAGGGGTTGATCGAAGGCCACCGCCGACTCCCGGTACAGCTGCAGCAGGCCCAGGAACCGGGCCACTACCTGCAGCGTCGCGGTGCAGTCGGCGACCAGCTCGCCGAACGTCGCCGCGCCCCGGGTGGCCAGCAGCTCGCGCAGCATCCCGGTGTGCTCGGCCACCGAGACCCGCGGCGCGTGGATGTGGTCGACGTTGACCACCGGTTCGGGCTTGGGCGTGAACACGGTGCCGGCCAGGTCGGCGAACGCCTCCGGGGTCAGCCCGATCGTCACCTCGGGCAGCAGGCCCAGATAGCGCTGTTCCAGCGAGACCGCCCGCGGGTAGCGGCGCAGCGCCCCCGCCTCCAGCTCCGCGAACAGCGCCGCCACCTGCTGGTAGGCCCGGTAGGCCAGCAGCCGCGCGAACAGCAGGTCCCGGGCCTGCAGCGGCTCGTCCGGGTTGAGCCCGTCGTCGGCCGGCGCCGGTAGCAACCGGGCCGCCTTCATGTCCAGCAGGGTCGCCGCGATCACCAGGAACTCGGTGACCTGGTCCAGGTCCCAGTCCTTGCCCATGCCCCGGACGTGGGCCAGGAAGTCGTCGGTGACGCGGTGCAGCGCCACCTCGGTGACGTCCATCCGGTGCTGGCTGATCAGCTGCAGCAGCAGGTCGAACGGACCGTCGAAGTTGTCCAGCCGCACGTGGAAGGACTTGCGGCCGCCCTCGACGCCCTCGGGCGTCTCCGATTCGTCGTGCGACCCGCCCTCCGCCGATCCCGGCAGCTGCCGGTCGCGGGGGGTCACGGTCATCGAGCGATCACTTCACGCGCAAGCGCCTTGTAGGCCTGCGCCGCCGGGTGGCTCGGGGCGTAGGAGATGATCGGCTCGCCGGCGACCGTGGTCTCCGGGAACTTCACGGTTCGGGTGATGATCGTGTCGTAGACGGTGTCGCCGAAGCGCTGGTCGAGCATGCCGACCACCTCGCGCGAGTGCACGGTGCGGCCGTCGTACATGGTGACCAGGACGCCGGCCACCTCCAGGTCCGGGTTGATCCGGGCCTGCACCTTCTCGATGGTGTCGACCAGCAGGTGCACCCCGCGAAGCGAGAACCATTCGGCGGCCAGCGGGATGATCACCCCCTGGGCGCAGGTGAGGGCGTTGATGGTGAGCAGCCCGAGCGAGGGCTGGCAGTCGATCAGGATGTAGTCGTAGGCGTGCAGCACCGGCCGTAGCGCCCGGGACAGGGTGTGCTCCCGGCCGACCTCGTTGATCAGCTGCACCTCACCGGCCGACAGGTCGATGTTGGCCGGAATCAGGTCGACGCCCTCGATCCCGGTCGGCACCAGCACGTCGGTCAGCTGCGTCGACGGCTCCAGCATCAGGTTGTAGATGGTGTGGTCCAGCTCGTGCGAGGCGATGCCCAGCCCGGCCGACAACGCCCCCTGCGGGTCCAGGTCGACCAGCAGCACTCGCCGCCCGTAGGCGGCCAGCGCCGCCCCCAGGTTGATGGTCGAGGTGGTCTTGCCGACCCCGCCCTTCTGGTTGCACATGGCGATGACCTTGGCCGGACCGTGGCTGGTCAGCGGCTGCGGCTGGGGGTCGCGGCCCCGCATCGCGCGCAGGGCCGGAGACGTCGATCCGGCCACGCCGTGATCGACCGGACGGTCGGGCACGCGTTCCACGACAGGCGCCGCTGCCGGCGCCGGTTCCGGTTCGGCCGGCGCCGGGACGGGCACGGGGGCCGGCGGTTCGATGCCGGGGAACGCGAACTGATCCCGCTCCTGGTAGTCGACCGCCGCGGCCAGCGATCCTTCGACCCGGGGACCACCGGTCCCTGCCCAGACCTCGTCATTCCGTTCGCTCATGCGTCCTGGAACTCCCTTGCCAGCCGTGTCGTCATCCCGACGATCCCGTCAAGGGTAGGTGGCCGGCACCGGCCCGACCAAAACGACCCGCCCGGCCGGACCTCGCCGATCGGGCTAGGACGGCCGATCGGCTGAGGACCCTGAGGACGCTGAGGATCCTGAGGTCGGTGTGACAGGTGGGACTCCCGGGGAGGTCGGTCGGTCGTCGACGACCGGGACGAGCTCGCGGGTGTCGGCCGGGCCACCGCCCGCATCGGCCCCGCCCGCGGCCCCACCCGCCGCATCGGCGGTGGCCGGCTCCCCCGGGCGCAGCGCGACGAACGCGGCCAGGCCGGCCAGCAGCACCAGCAGCACCGCCCAGAGCACCCGCGGCTCGTCCATCGACAGCAGCCAGATGATCAGCGCCACCGCCGCCGCACCGGCGCCGGCCCGCACGGCCAGCTGCCAGCGCGGGTCACGGACCAACCCGGCCGCCTGACCGGCCTGCCGGCGCAGGCTGGTGGCGCTGCGCGAGCGGCCGAACAACCAGCTCACCGCGGCGATGACGGCGGCCAGTCCGATCAGCGCCCGGACCTGGTCCCGCAGCCCGGCCAGCAACGACGCGACGAAGGCCTCCGTCACCTGCGGCTGCAGCGGCGATTGCCCGACCAGCCACTCCCGGCCGATCGCCGCCCCGACCACCAGCACCAGCAGGGACACCGCGACCCAGAACCCGGCCCGGGCCAGCCCGGTGAGCCGGCTGGGCGCGATCAGGATGGAGGCCAGCAGCAGGAGCAGGGCGACCCAGGGCAGCCAGGTGCCCAGGGTGTTGAGCAGGTCGTAGTAACCGGCGATCGCCTGCAGGTCGGCCTGCCCGGTCAGGTTGATCACGACCGGGATGTCGGGGATCTGGTTGGCCCAGCTCACGCCGGCCGACTCGAGCTTCTGCTTGATCGCCGCGGCCCCCTGGGACAGGTCGACGTTGACCGAGTGCAGCTTGGTCACCTCGTCGTTGTACTGGCCCTGCATGGCCTGCACGAACACGGTGTGGGCCTTGGCGTTGGCCGCGTTCCACAGCTCGGCCATCTTGGGGCTGGTGACCAGCTCGTCGACCATCCGGCTGATCGCGTCGGTGATGTCCGAGCGGAAGGTGGCCAGGTACCCGGTGGCCAGGGTGGCCAGCTTCGGCGGCAGGCCCAGCGACTGCAGTTCGTCACCGATCTTGTCGGCCAGCTGCAGGTTGCTGATCTGCTCGTCGATGGCGCCGGTCAGCCGGTTCTCCAGGGCCGAGACGATCGCCGGGTCGGTGGCCAGCGGTTCGACCGCGGCCAGGTACGCGTCCTGGTCGGAGACCAGGGTGCTGGCCCACTTCGCGGTCAGCGCCACCGGGGTGAGCACGCAGCCCAGGACCAGCAGCACGATGGAGGTCACCCGCCAGATCCGGGCCTGCGGACCGTGGTCGATCGTGTGCCAGACGGAACCGGCCGCGTGCTCCACCCGGACCGTTGCCGAAGCCGTTTCGCCGCTCATGTGTGCCCTCCAGCTCGGCGGGCCGCCCGACTGCTCGCCTGAATCTTCGTATCGAAATCATTGAGATCCGATCACATTCAACGGCGCCAGCGCGGGAAGCACTTCATCCATCCGGGATGATGTCCGCGAAACCGGCAATCAGGCACGGTCGGTACTGTCCCGGCGGCGCTCGCCGTGCCCGGTACCCGTCAGGGTGCGTGTCGCGGGCACACAGCGTCGCCGTGCTCGAGAAGAACGGATTCCTCATGGCCAACGAGCCCGAGACCCAGCACTCCCCGACGGCGCCGGTGGTGCACCACCATCCCGACGATCCGCTGCACGCCCGCCGGGTGCACGCCTACGGGCTCCCCCGCGGGCTGATCATCATGCTCGGCCTGGCCGCCGGCGTGGTGGTCGCGGCCGGCATCCACGCGGTGCCGGATCTGATCGGCCCGATCTTCCTGGCCCTGGTGCTGACCATCACGGTGGACCCGCTGCGCGGCATGATGATTCGCCGCGGCGCTCCGCGCTGGCTGGCCACGCTGGTCGTGGTGATCGGGGTCTACGCGATCATCTTCGGGCTAGTGATCGCCGCCGCGGTGGGCGTCGCCCAGTTCGTCGGCCTGATGCCGCAGTACGCCGACCAGCTGCAGACCGAGCTGACCGGGGTCAAGAGCTGGCTGGCCGGGATGGGGGTCACCCAGGAGCAGATCCAGAGCATGCTCTCCAGCGTCGACAAGAGTTCGATCCTGTCCTACATCGCCTCGCTGCTCTCCAGCGTGATGAACGTGTTCACGTCGCTGTTCTTCATCATCACGCTGCTGATCTTCCTGGCCGTGGACGGCTCGGTGTTCAGCGAGCGGATGGTCAAGCACCGCCCGGGCCGCGAGCCGGCGCTCAACGCACTCGGCCAGTTCGCCGCCGGCACCCGCAAGTACTTCGCGGTGGCGACGATCTTCGGCGGCATCGTCGCGGTCCTGGACGGGGCCGCCCTGGTGATCATGGGGATCCCGGCGGCCGGCCTGTGGGCGCTGCTGGCGTTCGTGACGAACTACATCCCCAATATCGGATTCATCATCGGCCTGATCCCGCCGGCCCTGCTCGGCCTGCTGGTCGGCGGCCCGAGCCTGATGATCTGGGTGATCGTCGTCTACTGCGTGCTGAACTTCATCATCCAGTCGGTGCTGCAGCCCAAGTTCGTCGGCGACGCGGTCGGCCTGACCACCACGATGAGCTTCCTGTCGCTGATCCTGTGGGCGTTCCTGCTCGGACCGCTGGGCGCCATCCTGGCCATTCCGGCCAGCCTGCTGGTCAAGGCGATCATGGTCGACGTCGACCCCGAGGCCAAGTGGCTGCAACTGTTCCTGGGCGACGAACCGATCCTGACCAAGAAGGAAAAGACGCCGAAGCCCGCCAAGAAGAGCAAACCGGCGGTCGAACCGGCCTGATCAACGGCAAAAGGCCGCGGATCCCACTGACGGGATCCGCGGCCTTTCGCGTGCTACGTGGGGGTGACGGGGTCAGCGCGCCTGGAAGGTCAAGCAATCGGCGGCGTCCGCGCCGGCCCCGATCTTGACCGAGCTGGCCGTGCACTCGAGCGACTCGTTGTGCTGACAGTCGGCCCGCTGACAGGCGCCGACGTGGCCGGTCACCTTGGCCAACCCACCCTTGGACGACAACGGGATGAAGGTGGCGCAGGCGGCATCGGCAGATTCGCGGCCGCCCACCGTGATCGCGAACGCGTGGCAGTTCGAGTGATCGTTGTACGAGCACCCGGACACCGTGCACTCGGCAATCGGACGCATCTCCAGCATCGCAGTCATGGTTCCTCCGTCGACTCGGCGTGGTGGGCCTGCCCAGACGGTCGACGGTAGCCCTCGAAACGAAGACCGGCTAGCCAGGCAGTACTGCCTTACCCGCAGGTCAGAGGCCATCCGGACAGCGCAGCTCGCGCATCTCCCGCAGGTACTGCTCCTGGCCCACCATCCGGTACAGCAGCCGGGCCGGCCCGGGCACCTTGCTCATCAGGTTGCGCCGTTCGGCCTCGGTGGCGTCCTCGAGCATCGCGCCGAGCATCCAGGCCATCCGGTTCAGCGGGATCCAGCTGGCCGCGCGCAGCCCCAGCGCGAGCCATTCGCGGTTGCTGAAGTGCCGGTCCACCGCGGGCAGCACCCGCTGCTCGACCAGATCCAGATGGTCGGTGACGCCGTCGGCCAGCTCGGTCAGGATGTCCACCAGCAGGTCGCGCACGTCGAGGTCGGCGGCCGCCGTCCACAGCCCGAGCATGGCGTCCAGCTCGTCGAGCAGCTCCTCGTGGCGCCGGTGCCGCGCCTGCATGCCGTCCCGGATCGCCGGTTCCAGCGGGGCCCGTTCGGCCAGCCGGCCCAGCAGCAGGTGCTGCTCGGCGTGGTGATGGTGGCGCAGCGCGGTGGCCAGGTCCCGGTAATGACCGGCCAGCAGCACGGCCCGGTCGGCGCGTCCCGCCGGCACCGCGCCGACCAGCGCCGGCAGCAGCCGCAGCTCCCGGCGGAAGACCTTGTGGACCAGCACCAGATCGGTGGCCAGACCGACCCGTTGAGGACAGCCGGCGGTCCCGGTCGCGAGGTCGACGGGTGCGGACACGGGGTACCTCCGGGGGGTCGATCGGTGGGCGGAGCCGACCCGATGCGGGCACCGTCAGCCGGTCACCGGACGCCATCGGGCGGGGTTGCCATCAAGAGATGTGACCCGTCTGCCTGATACACCGGAACGGCCTGTGACCGGCACCGATCACCGTCCGACTAGCGGGCCCGCGGGTGCGCGGTGACGTAGACCTCGCGCAGCGCGTCGACGGTGACCAGGGTGTAGATCTGCGTGGTGGTCACCGAGGCGTGGCCCAGCAGCTCCTGCACCGACCGGACGTCGGCGCCGCCTTCGAGCAGGTGGGTCGCGAACGAGTGCCGCAGCGTGTGCGGGGAGACACCGGACGCCGGCAGCCCGGCCCGGCGGGCGGCGTCGGCCAGCACCTGCCAGGCGCTCTGCCGGGACAGCCGGCCGCCGCGAATGTTGAGGAACAGCGCACCGCGGGCCGGGCCGGCGCCCCGACCGGCCGCGGCCAGCACCGGCCGGCCCCGCACCAGGTAGGCCTCCAGGGCGCGGAGGGCGAAGGAACCGACCGGGACTAGCCGCTCCTTGGCTCCCTTGCCGTGCAGCCGGACCACCGACGTGATGGGCGGGGCAACTTGGGGATCGGTCGGGTCGGTCGGGTCGGTGGACGACCGGCCGGCCAGGCGGCCCGGGCCGAGGTCGATGTCGTCGACGTCGAGCCCGACCACCTCGCTGATCCGGGCCCCGGTCGCGTACAGCAGCTCGAGCAGGGCCCGGTCACGCAGGCCGCGAGGACCGTCCGGGTCGGCGGAGCCGGCCGCGTCCAGCAGCCGGCCGATGGCCTCGACCGGCAGCGCCTTGGGCAGCCGGCGGGCCGGCGTCGGCGGGTGCACGTCCCGCGACGGATCGGCCTCGGCGGTGCCCTCGTTGAGCAGGAACCGGTGCCAGCCGCGGGCCGCGACCACCGCCCGGGCCGCGGACGAGGCGGCCAGCGGCGGCCGGCCGTCGGCCCCGGTGCGCAGGCAGACCAGGAAGTCCGAGACGTCCGCGGCGGTCACGTCCGCGACCCGGGTGCGCCCGGCCGCGGCCAGGAACTGCAGGTACCGGTTCAGGTCACGGCGGTAGGACAGCACCGTGTTGCGGGCCACCCCGCGCTCGACCACCAGATGATCGAGGTACCCGCGCAGGGCGGCGACCAGCTCGGGCGACGGCTCGACCGGCGAGGCCACCGCCTCCCGAGCCGGGTTCACCGACACCGGGACCGGCCCCGGGCCGGGCCGGGCACCCTCACAGCTCGCGGGCCCCGTCCAGCGGCGGGGCGCTTGGGGTGCCCGCGCCCCGGTACACGGTCCAGGGCGCGTCCGGCTCGGCCGGATCGGGCCGGGCCACCGGCGTGGCGATCCCGCGGAGCACCGCGTCGGCGGCCAGCACCCCGGCCACCGCCATCACGTTGACGATCGAGCCGGCCAGCGCGGCCTGCACCGCCGCCCGCAGCGGCACCCAGACCACGCGCAGCTCGGCCTCCTCGTCGTCCGGACCGTCCGGGCGGCCGACGAAGCTCATCCCGGTGGCCAGAAAGATCCGCACCGTCTCCTCGCTGAACCCGGGGGAGGTCGCCACGTCCAGCAACTCGGTCCAGCTGTCGGCTCGATACCCGGTTTCTTCCAACAACTCTCGCTGGGCCGCAGGCTGCGCGGGCTCGCCCGGCACGTCCAGCAGGCCGGCCGGCATCTCCCACAGCCGCCGGCCCACGGCGTGCCGGTACTGCTCGATCAGCAGCACGTGGGCGGTCTGCGGGTCAGTCGAGTCGAGGGCGACCACCGACACCGCCCCGCCGTGCCCGACGATCTCCCGGTTGGCCGTCCCTCCACCGGGCATCCGCACCTCGTCGACCCGCAGCGAGACGATCTTGCCGTCGTAGACCGGGGTGCTGGCCACCACCGTGAAGTCGTGCCCGGCCGGCCCCGGGGTCATCCGGCCACCAGCGCGGCGGCCGGGTCCGGGTCGGCCTCGGACTCGGGGTCGGCCGGCTCGCCGTCCCGGTCGGTGCCCAGGATCGGCAGCCGCTCGGACTCCAGATAGTCCAGGGCGGCCCGGACGAACGAGGCGAACAGCGGGTGCGGCCGCGTCGGCCGCGACTTGAACTCCGGATGCGCCTGGGTGGCGACCATGAACGGGTGCAGCTCCCGGTCCAGCTCGACGAACTCGACCAGCGAGGAGTCCGGGGAGGTGCCCGACAGGTGCAGGCCGGCGGCCTCCAGCACGTCGCGGTAGGCGTTGTTCACCTCGTACCGGTGCCGGTGCCGCTCGGTCACCGACGTGCTGCCGTAGATCTCGGCGACCAGCGACCCCGGGGTCAGCCGGGCCGGGTAGGACCCCAGCCGCATGGTGCCGCCCATGTCCTTGGCCCCGGCGACGACGTCGTGCTGGTCGGCCATCGTCGCGATCACCGGATCGGCCGCGTTCGCGTCGAACTCGGCCGAGTTCGCCCCACCCAGGCCGGCCAGGCTGCGGGCCACCTCGATGACCATGCACTGCAGGCCCAGGCACAGCCCCAGGATCGGGATCCGGTTGACCCGGGCGAAGGTGATCGCGCCGAGCTTGCCCTCGATGCCGCGGACCCCGAACCCGCCCGGGATCAGCACCCCCTGCACGTCGGACAGTGCCGCCGCGGCCCCGGCCGGGGTGATGCAGTCGTCGGAGGCGACCCAGACGATCTCGGCCCGCGCATTGTTGCCGAACCCACCGGCCCGCAGTGCCTCGGTCACCGACAGGTAGGCGTCGGGCAGGTCGATGTACTTGCCGACGACTGCGATCCGGACCGTCTCGGCCGGGTGGTGCACTCGCTCCAACAGGCCGCCCCAGGTGGTCCAGTCCACGTCGTGAAAGCTCAGGTTCAGCCGGCGCACCACGTACGCGTCCAGCCCCTCACGGTGCAGCACCCGGGGGATGTCGTAGATCGACGGGGCGTCCGGGGTGGAGATGACCGCCTCGGCGTCCACGTCGCACATCAGCGAGATCTTGCGCTTGAGGTTCTCCGGAATGTCCCGGTCCGAACGGCAGATCAGCGCGTCCGGCTGGATGCCGATGTTGCGCAGCGCGGCGACCGAGTGCTGGGTGGGCTTGGTCTTGAGCTCGCCGGAGGGCGCCAGGTACGGCACCAGCGACACGTGCAGGAAGAACACATGCTCGCGGCCCAGGTCGTGCCGGACCTGGCGGGCCGCCTCCAGGAACGGCAGCGACTCGATGTCACCGACCGTGCCGCCGATCTCGGTGATCACCACATCGGGGGCCTGCCCGTCGGGATCGGGGTCGGCCATCGCCCGGATGCGTTCCTTGAGCTCGTTGGTGATGTGCGGGATGACCTGCACGGTGTCCCCGAGGTACTCCCCGCGGCGCTCCCGGGCGATCACCCGTGAGTACACCTTGCCGGTGGTCACGTTGGCGTCGGCCGACAGGTTCCGGTCCAGGAAGCGCTCGTAGTGCCCGATGTCCAGGTCGGTCTCGGCCCCGTCCTCGGTGACGAACACTTCCCCGTGCTGGAACGGGTTCATCGTCCCGGGGTCGACGTTGATGTAGGGGTCCAGCTTCTGCATGGTGACGCGCAGGCCCCGTGAGGTGAGCAGCCGACCCAGGCTCGAGGCGGTCAACCCCTTGCCCAGCGAGGAGGCGACGCCGCCGGTGACGAAGATGTGCTTGGTGATTCGCGGCGATATCGCCAACGCAGCTCCCGTGTTCTGCTCTGGTCCGGTCGGCGTCCCCGCCGCCCGGCTGGCTGGGCGCCTGACGGCGCCTGTCCCACGGAATTTCACCCTACATCGGTCCGGGCCCATCCCGTGCTCATCCGGCGGCGAGCGCATCGATCGGGGTGACCCGCACCGCCGGCCGGACGGACACCGCCGCGGCGATCAGGGTCAGGGCCGCGGTGGCCCCGACGACGATGACGATCGGTCCCGGCGGCAGCGCCGGCGGGACCAGCGCGCCGGTCAGCTCCGGGCCCAGCCAGACCGACCCCATCAGCGCCTGCGCCCCGGCCCAGCCGTACCCGATGCCCAGCACCAGCCCGGTCAGCAACGCCGTCACCGTCAGATGGGTCGCCTCCAGCAGCACCATCCGCCGCACCTGCCCGGTGGTCAGGCCCAGGGTGCGCAGCAGCCCCAGCTCGCGGCGCCGCTGCCGCACCCCCAGGGTGAGCAGGTTGACCAGCCCGACCGCGGCGATGGCCGCGCTGACCGCCACCAGCGCGGTCATCACCGCGGTGAAAGTATCCAGCGGCCGCTGCAGCTCCGCCGGCAGCGGTCCACCCCAGGCGGCGGCCATCCGGGCCGACACCGACTCGGCGGCGACGGCGAGCATCGTCACCAGCGTCACCCCGATGACGATCCCGATGGCCATCCGGGAGGAGCGCTCGGGGTACCGCAACGCGTTCTCCGCGGCCAGGCGAGCCGCGGTCGACCCGCCGAAGGCCCGGCCGACCAGGCGGAGCAACGGCGGCATCAGCACGGCCGCGCCGACCACCAACCCGGTGAACGAGAGCAACCCGCCGACGAACGCCACCACCACCCCGTACGGCGAGAGCAAGCCGATGCCGATCCCGCCGACCAGCAGCGCACCGCCGGTGACCAGCAGGAACCCGGCGGTGGCGTGCCGGGCCGGCCGGCGCACGACCTGCTCGTAGGCCGGTTCGTCGGCCGCGCCCAGCGCCTGCAGCGGGGTGACCGTCAGCACCCGGCGCGATCCCGCCCAGGCCGCCGCCCAGGTGGTCAGGGCGACGATCACCGCCGGCCCGAGCAGGGACGGCCGGGGCACCAGGTAGTCGACGTCCAGGTCGAGCGCCGACCCGGCCATGGCGACCCCGCCCATGGCCATCGCCGTCCCGATCAGCAGGCCCAGCACCGACCCGACCGCGCCGACGATCAGCCCCTGCCGGGCCACCTGCGCGCGTTGGGACCGGGCGGTCGCCCCGAGCAGCCGCAGCTGGGCGATGCGCCGGGTGCGTCCGGCGACCACGGTGGCGAAGGTGTTCGCGGTGACCACCGCGGCCACGTAGATCGCCAACCCCAGCAGCACGGTGCCCAGGAAGCTGAGCAGGAACGCGACCGTGTCGCTGCGTCCCATGTCCGGGTCGGCCCGCAGCATCGCTTCCAGGTACCCGGTGGCACTGATCAGCACCACGCCGAACGCGCTGGACAGCGCGGCCACCAGCACGCTGGCCCCCAGGCCCGGTTCCAGCCGGGGCCGCACCCGACGCCGGGGCGCGGCGGCCGGGCCCAGCTCGGTGATTGGCCCGGACAGCGTGGCCGTCATGCCGGCACCTGCTGGGTCGCGGCCGTCGTCGTCGCGCCGGTCGCGCTCCCGGTCTCGGGCGCCGGCTCCGCGGCCAGCAGGAACGCGGCGATCTGCTCGGCGGTCTGCCGGGGCTTGTCGGCCACGATGCGGCCGTCGCCGAGGAACAGCACCCGGTCCGCGTACGCGGCCGCGATCGGGTCGTGGGTGACCATGGCGATGGACTGCCCACCCTCCCGGCTGGCCACGGCCAGCAGACCGAGCACCTGACGGCTGCTGCGCGAGTCCAGGTTGCCGGTCGGCTCGTCGGCGAAGACCAGGTCGGGCGCGGTGGCCAGGGCGCGGGCGATGGCCACCCGCTGCTGCTGCCCGCCGGAGAGCTGGTGCGGCCGGTGGCGCAGCCGGCCGGACAGGCCCAGCGCGGAGATCAGCCGATCGACCCGAGTCCGTTCGGCGTCGGTGGGGCGGCGACCGTCCAGGTCGAACGGCAGCAGGATGTTGCCCAGCGCGTCCAGCGTGGGCACCAGGTTGAAGGCCTGGAACACGAACCCGATGCGGCGCCGGCGCAGCACGGTCAGCTCGGTGTCCGAGCGGCCGGTGATCTTGGTGTCGCCGATCCACGCCTGACCGGAGGACGGCGCGTCCAGCCCGGCCATGATGTGCATCAGGGTGGACTTGCCGGACCCGGACGGGCCCATGATCGCGGTGAACTCGCCGCGGCGGATGCTCACGCTGACCCCGGCCAGCGCGTGCACCATCCCTTCGCCGGAGCCGTAGGTCTTGGTCAACTGCTGCACCCGGGCCGCGGGGCGGGGGGCGCTCTGTCCGATCAACATGCCTGCGACGCTAGGGATCACGCGGCGTCGCGGGCATCGGTCGGCAGTCGCGCCCGCATCCATCCAGCGGATGATCCTGGCGGTCCGCCGGGCTCAGGTCAGACCGTGTTCATAGGCGAACACGACCAGCTGAACCCGGTCCCGCAGGGCCAGTTTGCCCAGGATCCGGCTGATGTGGGTCTTGACGGTCGCCTCGGAGAGGAACTCGCGGGCCGCGATCTCGGCGTTGCTCAGGCCCCGGGCGGCCAGCGCGAAGATCTCCCGTTCGCGCTGGGTCAGCTCGGCGAACGCAGCCGGGACCGGGGCCGGCGCGGACGCCGCGAACCGGCTGAACAGGTCCCGGGTGGCGGCGGCCGCGATCACCGCGGACCCCGCGTGCACGGTGCGGATGGCGGCCAGCAGGAACTCGGGGTCGGCGTCCTTGAGCAGGAATCCGCTGGCCCCCTGCCGGATCGCCCGGGCCGCCGCCTCGTCCAGGTCGAAGGTGGTCAGCATGACCACGCGCGGCGGGTCGGGGTCGGCCAGCAGCTCGGCGGTCGCGGCCAGCCCGTCCAGCACCGGCATCCGGATGTCCATTAACACCACGTCGGGCCGGCTCGCCCGGACCATGTCGACGCCCTGCCGCCCGTCGGCCGCCTCCCCCACCACCTGCAGGTCGGGTTGGGA
This genomic window from Nakamurella multipartita DSM 44233 contains:
- a CDS encoding ParA family protein; translated protein: MRGRDPQPQPLTSHGPAKVIAMCNQKGGVGKTTSTINLGAALAAYGRRVLLVDLDPQGALSAGLGIASHELDHTIYNLMLEPSTQLTDVLVPTGIEGVDLIPANIDLSAGEVQLINEVGREHTLSRALRPVLHAYDYILIDCQPSLGLLTINALTCAQGVIIPLAAEWFSLRGVHLLVDTIEKVQARINPDLEVAGVLVTMYDGRTVHSREVVGMLDQRFGDTVYDTIITRTVKFPETTVAGEPIISYAPSHPAAQAYKALAREVIAR
- a CDS encoding DUF1540 domain-containing protein — its product is MTAMLEMRPIAECTVSGCSYNDHSNCHAFAITVGGRESADAACATFIPLSSKGGLAKVTGHVGACQRADCQHNESLECTASSVKIGAGADAADCLTFQAR
- a CDS encoding AI-2E family transporter, with amino-acid sequence MANEPETQHSPTAPVVHHHPDDPLHARRVHAYGLPRGLIIMLGLAAGVVVAAGIHAVPDLIGPIFLALVLTITVDPLRGMMIRRGAPRWLATLVVVIGVYAIIFGLVIAAAVGVAQFVGLMPQYADQLQTELTGVKSWLAGMGVTQEQIQSMLSSVDKSSILSYIASLLSSVMNVFTSLFFIITLLIFLAVDGSVFSERMVKHRPGREPALNALGQFAAGTRKYFAVATIFGGIVAVLDGAALVIMGIPAAGLWALLAFVTNYIPNIGFIIGLIPPALLGLLVGGPSLMIWVIVVYCVLNFIIQSVLQPKFVGDAVGLTTTMSFLSLILWAFLLGPLGAILAIPASLLVKAIMVDVDPEAKWLQLFLGDEPILTKKEKTPKPAKKSKPAVEPA
- a CDS encoding hemerythrin domain-containing protein, whose translation is MSAPVDLATGTAGCPQRVGLATDLVLVHKVFRRELRLLPALVGAVPAGRADRAVLLAGHYRDLATALRHHHHAEQHLLLGRLAERAPLEPAIRDGMQARHRRHEELLDELDAMLGLWTAAADLDVRDLLVDILTELADGVTDHLDLVEQRVLPAVDRHFSNREWLALGLRAASWIPLNRMAWMLGAMLEDATEAERRNLMSKVPGPARLLYRMVGQEQYLREMRELRCPDGL
- a CDS encoding NUDIX domain-containing protein, yielding MTPGPAGHDFTVVASTPVYDGKIVSLRVDEVRMPGGGTANREIVGHGGAVSVVALDSTDPQTAHVLLIEQYRHAVGRRLWEMPAGLLDVPGEPAQPAAQRELLEETGYRADSWTELLDVATSPGFSEETVRIFLATGMSFVGRPDGPDDEEAELRVVWVPLRAAVQAALAGSIVNVMAVAGVLAADAVLRGIATPVARPDPAEPDAPWTVYRGAGTPSAPPLDGAREL
- a CDS encoding site-specific tyrosine recombinase XerD — translated: MSVNPAREAVASPVEPSPELVAALRGYLDHLVVERGVARNTVLSYRRDLNRYLQFLAAAGRTRVADVTAADVSDFLVCLRTGADGRPPLAASSAARAVVAARGWHRFLLNEGTAEADPSRDVHPPTPARRLPKALPVEAIGRLLDAAGSADPDGPRGLRDRALLELLYATGARISEVVGLDVDDIDLGPGRLAGRSSTDPTDPTDPQVAPPITSVVRLHGKGAKERLVPVGSFALRALEAYLVRGRPVLAAAGRGAGPARGALFLNIRGGRLSRQSAWQVLADAARRAGLPASGVSPHTLRHSFATHLLEGGADVRSVQELLGHASVTTTQIYTLVTVDALREVYVTAHPRAR
- a CDS encoding segregation and condensation protein A, which translates into the protein MTVTPRDRQLPGSAEGGSHDESETPEGVEGGRKSFHVRLDNFDGPFDLLLQLISQHRMDVTEVALHRVTDDFLAHVRGMGKDWDLDQVTEFLVIAATLLDMKAARLLPAPADDGLNPDEPLQARDLLFARLLAYRAYQQVAALFAELEAGALRRYPRAVSLEQRYLGLLPEVTIGLTPEAFADLAGTVFTPKPEPVVNVDHIHAPRVSVAEHTGMLRELLATRGAATFGELVADCTATLQVVARFLGLLQLYRESAVAFDQPLPLGELTVRWMAPDVGRAESSGADVEEYE
- the scpB gene encoding SMC-Scp complex subunit ScpB yields the protein MNEATEAPDAPETAEAVAPEPPAVDQVPEHDLAGAIEAVLLVADTPIPEAQIAAAVGHTPGHVRALLAELADNYTAANSGIELREFGGGWRFYTRDRFAPVVERFVLDGAQSRLSKAALETLAVVAYRQPVTRARIAAVRGVNVDGVIRTLMSRGLIQDCGIDADTGGTLYRTTDMFLERMGLGDLTELPSLGPLLPEAGELDDV